The following proteins are co-located in the Poecile atricapillus isolate bPoeAtr1 chromosome 2, bPoeAtr1.hap1, whole genome shotgun sequence genome:
- the C2H8orf76 gene encoding uncharacterized protein C8orf76 homolog isoform X3 has translation MEPALGPEFEDSLFAPSRERREGGGDGARCGARHCEPRWFHSAADGGEGAGGITTSKFRADWAFRQRDFEKALCEYSECLLLLPASNIAMRRDVQEGQARCLSRLGRHKEALDIAEKMDLENVEKKMMCLQQLICLHPFSPWFWKLLAEAYMSLLQKLSPLVIPEANLNHSEEVCVSNNSFRTSTGREIHLQPHRCDGQKEGPWFSLAAETKEENAVTCPSSQVVKEFLCTSGELERTDKEKCADSKSWKQNMLKKVGIKACASFIRARLLLQLTQSQQLSFVLENNRKSQKEIDDKVALLGFDENSLLLMTKAMGQDLIPEKLKEEFQGEVKCISPSALSSLVTASVMEFEIKWFGNLQDDLCHFDRQFYSDIYLPPSVT, from the exons atGGAGCCGGCGCTGGGCCCGGAGTTCGAGGATTCCCTGTTCGCGCCGagccgggagcggcgggagggCGGCGGGGACGGGGCTCGGTGCGGCGCCAGGCACTGCGAGCCCCGC TGGTTCCACAGCGCGGCTGACGGCGGGGAAGGCGCCGGCGGGATCACGACCAGCAAGTTCCGGGCGGACTGGGCGTTCCGGCAGCGGGACTTCGAG AAAGCCCTGTGTGAATACTCGGAGTGCCTGCTACTCTTACCTGCCAGCAACATTGCAATGAGACGCGATGTCCAGGAGGGCCAGGCTCGGTGTTTATCTCGCCTGGGAAGGCACAAGGAGGCTCTGGATATTGCAGAAAAAATG GAtctggaaaatgtggaaaaaaagatGATGTGTCTGCAGCAACTGATCTGCTTACATCCTTTCAGTCCCTGGTTCTGGAAATTACTTGCTGAAGCTTATATGAGCCTTTTACAGAAATTGTCTCCATTGGTCATTCCGGAAGCAAATCTAAATCACTCTGAAGAGGTTTGTGTAAGTAATAACAGTTTCAGAACATCGACTGGCAGAGAGATTCATTTGCAGCCTCACAGATGTGATGGCCAGAAAGAAGGCCCTTGGTTCAGCCTTGCTGCAGAAACAAAGGAGGAGAATGCAGTGACTTGTCCCAGCAGCCAAGTGGTGAAAGAATTCCTCTGCACTTCAGGAGAGCTGGAGCGGACAGACAAAGAGAAATGTGCAGACTCCAAGTCCTGGAAGCAGAACATGTTAAAGAAGGTTGGGATAAAAGCATGTGCCTCATTTATTAGAGCAAG GCTTTTACTTCAGCTTACCCAGTCACAACAGTTGTCCTTTGTGCTAGAGAATAACAGAAAAAGTCAAAAGGAAATTGATGACAAAGTGGCTCTACTTGGTTTTGATGAAAACTCCTTGCTGCTGATGACTAAA GCTATGGGGCAGGATCTTATACCAGAAAAACTAAAAGAGGAGTTTCAGGGTGAGGTAAAATGCATAAGCCCTTCAGCACTGTCATCACTGGTGACTGCTTCAGTCATggaatttgaaattaaatggtTTGGTAATCTCCAAGATGATTTATGCCACTTTGACAGACAATTTTATTCCGATATTTATCTCCCACCTTCAGTAACATAG
- the C2H8orf76 gene encoding uncharacterized protein C8orf76 homolog isoform X1 has protein sequence MEPALGPEFEDSLFAPSRERREGGGDGARCGARHCEPRWFHSAADGGEGAGGITTSKFRADWAFRQRDFEKALCEYSECLLLLPASNIAMRRDVQEGQARCLSRLGRHKEALDIAEKMRNSATNTDHLTTVLNLQFSIYQDLENVEKKMMCLQQLICLHPFSPWFWKLLAEAYMSLLQKLSPLVIPEANLNHSEEVCVSNNSFRTSTGREIHLQPHRCDGQKEGPWFSLAAETKEENAVTCPSSQVVKEFLCTSGELERTDKEKCADSKSWKQNMLKKVGIKACASFIRARLLLQLTQSQQLSFVLENNRKSQKEIDDKVALLGFDENSLLLMTKAMGQDLIPEKLKEEFQGEVKCISPSALSSLVTASVMEFEIKWFGNLQDDLCHFDRQFYSDIYLPPSVT, from the exons atGGAGCCGGCGCTGGGCCCGGAGTTCGAGGATTCCCTGTTCGCGCCGagccgggagcggcgggagggCGGCGGGGACGGGGCTCGGTGCGGCGCCAGGCACTGCGAGCCCCGC TGGTTCCACAGCGCGGCTGACGGCGGGGAAGGCGCCGGCGGGATCACGACCAGCAAGTTCCGGGCGGACTGGGCGTTCCGGCAGCGGGACTTCGAG AAAGCCCTGTGTGAATACTCGGAGTGCCTGCTACTCTTACCTGCCAGCAACATTGCAATGAGACGCGATGTCCAGGAGGGCCAGGCTCGGTGTTTATCTCGCCTGGGAAGGCACAAGGAGGCTCTGGATATTGCAGAAAAAATG AGAAACAGCGCTACTAACACAGATCACTTAACGACGGTTCTCAACCTGCAGTTTTCCATTTACCAGGAtctggaaaatgtggaaaaaaagatGATGTGTCTGCAGCAACTGATCTGCTTACATCCTTTCAGTCCCTGGTTCTGGAAATTACTTGCTGAAGCTTATATGAGCCTTTTACAGAAATTGTCTCCATTGGTCATTCCGGAAGCAAATCTAAATCACTCTGAAGAGGTTTGTGTAAGTAATAACAGTTTCAGAACATCGACTGGCAGAGAGATTCATTTGCAGCCTCACAGATGTGATGGCCAGAAAGAAGGCCCTTGGTTCAGCCTTGCTGCAGAAACAAAGGAGGAGAATGCAGTGACTTGTCCCAGCAGCCAAGTGGTGAAAGAATTCCTCTGCACTTCAGGAGAGCTGGAGCGGACAGACAAAGAGAAATGTGCAGACTCCAAGTCCTGGAAGCAGAACATGTTAAAGAAGGTTGGGATAAAAGCATGTGCCTCATTTATTAGAGCAAG GCTTTTACTTCAGCTTACCCAGTCACAACAGTTGTCCTTTGTGCTAGAGAATAACAGAAAAAGTCAAAAGGAAATTGATGACAAAGTGGCTCTACTTGGTTTTGATGAAAACTCCTTGCTGCTGATGACTAAA GCTATGGGGCAGGATCTTATACCAGAAAAACTAAAAGAGGAGTTTCAGGGTGAGGTAAAATGCATAAGCCCTTCAGCACTGTCATCACTGGTGACTGCTTCAGTCATggaatttgaaattaaatggtTTGGTAATCTCCAAGATGATTTATGCCACTTTGACAGACAATTTTATTCCGATATTTATCTCCCACCTTCAGTAACATAG
- the ZHX1 gene encoding zinc fingers and homeoboxes protein 1, producing MASKRKSTTPCMVLANEQDPDLEMVSDLEEGPPVLTPADNPTAESVTSDEDVHEYVDSDNKKNANKVEGGYECKYCTFQTPDLNMFTFHVDSEHPNVVLNSSYVCLECNFLTKRYDALSEHNLKHHPGEENFKLTMVKRNNQTIFEQTVNDLTFDGSFVREENAGQADSSEVPSSGISISKTPIMKMMKNKTEAKRIAVFHSVVDDIPGEEKGTENEPNSEEVVENPPPAVSESKPSHSVVCSAADVAGAVVNPAPVLQPGVAQVITAVTAPQNSNLIPKVLIPVNSIPAYNTALDNNPLLLNTYNKFPYPTMSEITVLSSQAKYTEEQIKIWFSAQRLKHGVSWTPEEVEEARRKQFNGTVHTVPQTITVIPAHISAASNGLPSILQTCQIVGQPGLVLTQVAGTNTLPVTAPIALTVAGVPSQTQLQKSQIHSAQPIAETKQVAAIPAPQPIKNESTLMNPDSFGIRAKKTKEQLAELKVSYLKNQFPQDSEIVRLMKITGLTKGEIKKWFSDTRYNQRNSKNNHGIHLNSDSCATIVIDSSDEMNESPTGVTTQSKSSWGTFPDFSPQKFKEKTSEQLQVLQASFLNNPVLTEEEMNRLRAQTKLTRREIDAWFTEKRKSNVLKEEGADMNESNAGSSKEETGETSVGDGAAGTKSGCSTSSKIGKKSPEQLHMLKSSFVRTQWPSPQEYNKLAEETGLPRSEIVSWFGDTRYAWKNGGLKWYYYYQSANANSLNGQGFARKRGRGRPKGRGRGRPRGRPRGSKRLNCWDRGVSVIKFKTGTAILKDYYMKHKFLNEQDLDELVAKSHMGYEQVREWFAERQRRLELGIELFDENEEEEEMLDDQEDEEETDDSDTWEPPRHVKRKLSKTD from the coding sequence ATGGCAAGTAAACGAAAATCAACAACACCCTGCATGGTCTTAGCCAATGAGCAGGATCCAGATCTAGAAATGGTATCAGACCTGGAGGAAGGACCACCTGTGCTCACGCCAGCAGATAACCCTACAGCAGAGAGTGTCACAAGTGATGAGGATGTTCATGAGTATGTGGATTCAGACAATAAGAAAAACGCAAATAAAGTAGAAGGTGGTTATGAGTGTAAATACTGTACTTTTCAGACTCCAGATCTCAATATGTTTACTTTCCATGTGGATTCAGAACACCCCAACGTAGTATTAAATTCATCCTATGTTTGTTTAGAATGTAATTTCCTTACCAAAAGATATGATGCCCTCTCAGAACATAATTTGAAGCACCACCCTGGagaggaaaattttaaattgaCTATGGTGAAACGAAATAACCAGACAATCTTTGAACAGACAGTAAATGATCTCACTTTTGATGGGAGTTTTGttagagaagaaaatgctgGACAGGCTGACTCTTCTGAGGTCCCCTCATCAGGGATCTCCATTAGCAAAACTCCTATcatgaaaatgatgaaaaacaaaaccGAGGCTAAACGTATTGCTGTTTTCCACAGTGTAGTTGATGACATTCCTGGTGAAGAAAAGGGAACTGAAAATGAGCCAAACTCAGAAGAAGTAGTAGAAAACCCCCCACCGGCAGTTTCTGAGTCAAAACCAAGCCATTCAGTTGTTTGCAGTGCAGCAGATGTGGCTGGTGCAGTAGTGAACCCGGCACCAGTGCTTCAGCCTGGGGTGGCACAGGTTATAACAGCTGTTACAGCTCCACAGAACTCAAACCTGATTCCGAAAGTACTAATACCTGTAAATAGCATTCCAGCCTATAACACTGCTTTGGATAACAATCCTCTTTTGCTTAACACCTACAACAAATTCCCATATCCAACCATGTCAGAAATCACTGTTCTTTCCTCTCAAGCTAAGTACACAGAAGAACAGATTAAAATATGGTTTTCTGCCCAGCGTCTGAAACACGGAGTGAGTTGGACACCAGAGGAGGTGGAGGAAGCAAGGAGGAAACAATTTAATGGCACAGTGCATACTGTGCCACAGACAATTACCGTTATTCCAGCACACATTTCGGCCGCTAGCAATGGTTTACCTTCAATTTTACAGACATGCCAAATAGTTGGTCAGCCAGGACTTGTTCTCACTCAAGTTGCAGGTACAAATACATTACCAGTAACAGCTCCGATAGCTTTGACTGTAGCAGGAGTCCCAAGCCAAACACAGTTACAGAAGAGTCAGATTCACAGTGCTCAGCCTATTGCAGAAACCAAACAAGTAGCTGccattccagcccctcagccTATCAAAAATGAATCCACACTAATGAATCCTGACTCCTTTGGCATCCGAGCAAAAAAAACTAAGGAACAACTGGCAGAATTGAAAGTCAGCTACCTTAAAAACCAGTTTCCGCAAGACTCAGAAATTGTTAGGCTTATGAAAATAACAGGCCTCACTAAAGGAGAAATCAAAAAATGGTTCAGTGATACACGCTACAATCAGAGAAACTCAAAGAATAATCATGGGATTCATCTCAATAGTGATTCATGTGCCACCATTGTTATTGATTCAAGTGATGAAATGAATGAATCTCCAACAGGAGTCACTACACAGAGCAAATCATCTTGGGGTACTTTTCCTGATTTCAGCCCACAGAAATTCAAAGAAAAGACTTCTGAACAGCTGCAAGTCCTCCAAGCAAGTTTTCTTAATAACCCTGTCCTTACTGAGGAAGAGATGAATAGGTTAAGAGCCCAAACAAAACTGACCAGGAGAGAGATTGATGCCTGGTttacagaaaaaaggaaatcaaatgTCTTGAAGGAAGAGGGAGCTGACATGAATGAAAGCAATGCTGGCAGCTCAAAAGAGGAGACTGGAGAAACATCTgtgggagatggagcagcaggaacaaaaTCAGGGTGTTCCACTTCAAGCAAAATAGGCAAAAAATCACCAGAACAGTTGCACATGCTCAAAAGTTCTTTTGTCCGTACTCAGTGGCCATCTCCACAAGAATACAACAAGCTGGCAGAAGAAACTGGGCTTCCAAGATCAGAAATTGTGAGCTGGTTTGGAGATACTCGGTACGCCTGGAAAAATGGTGGATTGAAATGGTATTACTATTACCAGAGTGCCAATGCAAACAGTCTGAATGGCCAAGGCTTTGCaaggaagagagggagaggaagaccaaaaggaagggggagagggaggccTCGGGGGAGGCCTCGGGGAAGCAAGAGGTTAAATTGCTGGGACAGAGGTGTGTCTGtcataaaatttaaaactggAACAGCAATCCTGAAGGACTATTATATGAAGCACAAATTCCTTAATGAGCAAGACCTTGATGAACTGGTAGCCAAATCTCACATGGGATATGAGCAGGTCAGAGAATGGTTTGCAGAAAGGCAAAGAAGATTAGAACTTGGAATAGAGCTGTTTGATGAgaatgaggaggaagaggaaatgcTCGATGatcaggaggatgaggaagaaacAGATGATAGTGATACTTGGGAACCCCCCAGACATGTTAAACGTAAACTTTCAAAAACTGACTGA
- the C2H8orf76 gene encoding uncharacterized protein C8orf76 homolog isoform X2, with product MEPALGPEFEDSLFAPSRERREGGGDGARCGARHCEPRWFHSAADGGEGAGGITTSKFRADWAFRQRDFEKALCEYSECLLLLPASNIAMRRDVQEGQARCLSRLGRHKEALDIAEKMFSIYQDLENVEKKMMCLQQLICLHPFSPWFWKLLAEAYMSLLQKLSPLVIPEANLNHSEEVCVSNNSFRTSTGREIHLQPHRCDGQKEGPWFSLAAETKEENAVTCPSSQVVKEFLCTSGELERTDKEKCADSKSWKQNMLKKVGIKACASFIRARLLLQLTQSQQLSFVLENNRKSQKEIDDKVALLGFDENSLLLMTKAMGQDLIPEKLKEEFQGEVKCISPSALSSLVTASVMEFEIKWFGNLQDDLCHFDRQFYSDIYLPPSVT from the exons atGGAGCCGGCGCTGGGCCCGGAGTTCGAGGATTCCCTGTTCGCGCCGagccgggagcggcgggagggCGGCGGGGACGGGGCTCGGTGCGGCGCCAGGCACTGCGAGCCCCGC TGGTTCCACAGCGCGGCTGACGGCGGGGAAGGCGCCGGCGGGATCACGACCAGCAAGTTCCGGGCGGACTGGGCGTTCCGGCAGCGGGACTTCGAG AAAGCCCTGTGTGAATACTCGGAGTGCCTGCTACTCTTACCTGCCAGCAACATTGCAATGAGACGCGATGTCCAGGAGGGCCAGGCTCGGTGTTTATCTCGCCTGGGAAGGCACAAGGAGGCTCTGGATATTGCAGAAAAAATG TTTTCCATTTACCAGGAtctggaaaatgtggaaaaaaagatGATGTGTCTGCAGCAACTGATCTGCTTACATCCTTTCAGTCCCTGGTTCTGGAAATTACTTGCTGAAGCTTATATGAGCCTTTTACAGAAATTGTCTCCATTGGTCATTCCGGAAGCAAATCTAAATCACTCTGAAGAGGTTTGTGTAAGTAATAACAGTTTCAGAACATCGACTGGCAGAGAGATTCATTTGCAGCCTCACAGATGTGATGGCCAGAAAGAAGGCCCTTGGTTCAGCCTTGCTGCAGAAACAAAGGAGGAGAATGCAGTGACTTGTCCCAGCAGCCAAGTGGTGAAAGAATTCCTCTGCACTTCAGGAGAGCTGGAGCGGACAGACAAAGAGAAATGTGCAGACTCCAAGTCCTGGAAGCAGAACATGTTAAAGAAGGTTGGGATAAAAGCATGTGCCTCATTTATTAGAGCAAG GCTTTTACTTCAGCTTACCCAGTCACAACAGTTGTCCTTTGTGCTAGAGAATAACAGAAAAAGTCAAAAGGAAATTGATGACAAAGTGGCTCTACTTGGTTTTGATGAAAACTCCTTGCTGCTGATGACTAAA GCTATGGGGCAGGATCTTATACCAGAAAAACTAAAAGAGGAGTTTCAGGGTGAGGTAAAATGCATAAGCCCTTCAGCACTGTCATCACTGGTGACTGCTTCAGTCATggaatttgaaattaaatggtTTGGTAATCTCCAAGATGATTTATGCCACTTTGACAGACAATTTTATTCCGATATTTATCTCCCACCTTCAGTAACATAG
- the C2H8orf76 gene encoding uncharacterized protein C8orf76 homolog isoform X4, which produces MRRDVQEGQARCLSRLGRHKEALDIAEKMRNSATNTDHLTTVLNLQFSIYQDLENVEKKMMCLQQLICLHPFSPWFWKLLAEAYMSLLQKLSPLVIPEANLNHSEEVCVSNNSFRTSTGREIHLQPHRCDGQKEGPWFSLAAETKEENAVTCPSSQVVKEFLCTSGELERTDKEKCADSKSWKQNMLKKVGIKACASFIRARLLLQLTQSQQLSFVLENNRKSQKEIDDKVALLGFDENSLLLMTKAMGQDLIPEKLKEEFQGEVKCISPSALSSLVTASVMEFEIKWFGNLQDDLCHFDRQFYSDIYLPPSVT; this is translated from the exons ATGAGACGCGATGTCCAGGAGGGCCAGGCTCGGTGTTTATCTCGCCTGGGAAGGCACAAGGAGGCTCTGGATATTGCAGAAAAAATG AGAAACAGCGCTACTAACACAGATCACTTAACGACGGTTCTCAACCTGCAGTTTTCCATTTACCAGGAtctggaaaatgtggaaaaaaagatGATGTGTCTGCAGCAACTGATCTGCTTACATCCTTTCAGTCCCTGGTTCTGGAAATTACTTGCTGAAGCTTATATGAGCCTTTTACAGAAATTGTCTCCATTGGTCATTCCGGAAGCAAATCTAAATCACTCTGAAGAGGTTTGTGTAAGTAATAACAGTTTCAGAACATCGACTGGCAGAGAGATTCATTTGCAGCCTCACAGATGTGATGGCCAGAAAGAAGGCCCTTGGTTCAGCCTTGCTGCAGAAACAAAGGAGGAGAATGCAGTGACTTGTCCCAGCAGCCAAGTGGTGAAAGAATTCCTCTGCACTTCAGGAGAGCTGGAGCGGACAGACAAAGAGAAATGTGCAGACTCCAAGTCCTGGAAGCAGAACATGTTAAAGAAGGTTGGGATAAAAGCATGTGCCTCATTTATTAGAGCAAG GCTTTTACTTCAGCTTACCCAGTCACAACAGTTGTCCTTTGTGCTAGAGAATAACAGAAAAAGTCAAAAGGAAATTGATGACAAAGTGGCTCTACTTGGTTTTGATGAAAACTCCTTGCTGCTGATGACTAAA GCTATGGGGCAGGATCTTATACCAGAAAAACTAAAAGAGGAGTTTCAGGGTGAGGTAAAATGCATAAGCCCTTCAGCACTGTCATCACTGGTGACTGCTTCAGTCATggaatttgaaattaaatggtTTGGTAATCTCCAAGATGATTTATGCCACTTTGACAGACAATTTTATTCCGATATTTATCTCCCACCTTCAGTAACATAG